From a region of the Enterobacter cancerogenus genome:
- the degP gene encoding serine endoprotease DegP encodes MKKTTLAMSALALSLGLALSPLSATAAETASSAATAQQMPSLAPMLEKVMPSVVSINVEGSTTVNTPRMPRNFQQFFGDNSPFCQDGSPFQSSPFCQGGGPGDDGQGGGGQQQKFMALGSGVIIDAAKGYVVTNNHVVDNASTIKVQLSDGRKFDAKVVGKDPRSDIALIQIQDPKNLTAIKLADSDALRVGDYTVAIGNPFGLGETVTSGIVSALGRSGLNAENYENFIQTDAAINRGNSGGALVNLNGELIGINTAILAPDGGNIGIGFAIPSNMVKNLTAQMVQYGQVKRGELGIMGTELNSELAKAMKVDAQRGAFVSQVMANSSAAKAGIKAGDVITSLNGKPISSFAALRAEVGSMPIGSKVTLGLLRDGKPVNVSLELQQSSQNQVDSSTIFSGIEGAEMSNKGQDKGVVVNNVKANSPAARIGLKKGDVIMGANQQPVKNIAELRKILDSKPSVLALNIQRGDTSIYLLMQ; translated from the coding sequence ATGAAAAAAACCACGTTAGCAATGAGTGCACTGGCTCTGAGTTTAGGTTTAGCGCTGTCTCCTCTGTCTGCTACTGCAGCCGAGACCGCGTCTTCGGCAGCAACCGCGCAGCAGATGCCAAGCCTGGCACCGATGCTCGAGAAGGTGATGCCATCGGTGGTGAGTATCAACGTTGAGGGCAGCACCACCGTCAATACGCCGCGCATGCCGCGTAACTTCCAGCAGTTCTTTGGTGATAACTCACCGTTCTGCCAGGACGGTTCGCCATTCCAGAGCTCCCCATTCTGTCAGGGCGGTGGCCCAGGGGATGACGGTCAGGGCGGTGGCGGCCAGCAGCAGAAATTCATGGCGCTCGGTTCGGGCGTTATTATTGACGCCGCGAAAGGCTATGTCGTGACCAACAACCACGTTGTTGATAACGCCAGCACCATCAAAGTGCAGCTGAGCGATGGCCGTAAGTTCGACGCCAAAGTCGTCGGCAAAGATCCGCGTTCGGATATCGCGCTGATCCAGATTCAGGATCCGAAAAACCTGACGGCGATTAAGCTTGCTGACTCTGATGCCCTGCGCGTCGGTGACTACACGGTCGCTATCGGTAACCCGTTTGGTCTGGGTGAAACCGTGACCTCCGGTATCGTTTCTGCGCTGGGCCGTAGCGGCCTTAACGCGGAAAACTACGAAAACTTCATTCAGACAGATGCGGCCATCAACCGCGGTAACTCCGGCGGTGCGCTGGTGAACCTGAACGGCGAGCTGATTGGTATCAACACCGCCATCCTCGCCCCGGACGGCGGCAACATCGGGATCGGCTTTGCTATCCCAAGCAATATGGTGAAAAACCTGACCGCGCAGATGGTGCAGTATGGCCAGGTGAAACGCGGTGAGCTGGGGATTATGGGCACCGAACTGAACTCCGAACTGGCGAAAGCCATGAAAGTTGACGCTCAGCGCGGCGCATTCGTAAGCCAGGTCATGGCGAACTCGTCTGCGGCGAAAGCAGGCATCAAAGCGGGTGATGTGATCACTTCCCTGAACGGTAAGCCGATCAGCAGCTTTGCCGCTCTGCGCGCCGAAGTGGGTTCCATGCCTATCGGCAGCAAAGTGACCCTTGGCCTGCTGCGTGACGGCAAGCCGGTTAACGTGAGCCTGGAGCTGCAGCAGAGCAGCCAGAATCAGGTAGATTCCAGCACCATCTTCAGCGGTATCGAAGGGGCTGAGATGAGCAACAAAGGCCAGGATAAAGGCGTGGTGGTGAATAACGTGAAGGCGAATTCACCGGCTGCCCGTATCGGCCTGAAAAAAGGCGATGTCATCATGGGTGCTAACCAGCAGCCGGTGAAAAACATTGCTGAACTGCGCAAAATTCTCGACAGCAAACCTTCCGTGCTGGCGCTGAATATTCAGCGTGGTGATACCTCTATCTATCTGCTGATGCAGTAA
- the clcA gene encoding H(+)/Cl(-) exchange transporter ClcA: MKSDSPSFEEQQFTRAQRRISIRRLLNRDKTPLAILLAAAVVGTVAGLLGVAFERAVNSVLNWRIGTIAGYADREWLVWVWAFGLSALLAMVGYFLVRKFAPEAGGSGIPEIEGALEEMRPVRWWRVIPVKFIGGMGTLGAGMVLGREGPTVQLGGNVGRMIGDLFRMRSAEARHTLLATGAAAGLSAAFNAPLAGILFIIEEMRAQFRYNLISIKAVFTGVIMSSIVFRIFNGEGAVIEVGKLTNAPVNTLWLYLVLGMIFGVVGPLFNTLILRAQDMFQRIHGGNTTKWVLVGGLLGGACGILGFIEPNAVGGGFGLIPIAVAGNFSVGLLLFMFISRVITTVLCFSSGAPGGIFAPMLALGTLLGTAFGMAAASGFPAYHLEAGTFAVAGMGALLAASLRAPLTGIVLVLEMTDNYQLILPMIITCLGATLLAQFLGGKPLYSTILARTLAKQEAEQASTQNT; the protein is encoded by the coding sequence ATGAAATCAGACTCTCCTTCTTTTGAAGAACAACAGTTTACGCGTGCGCAGCGACGCATCAGCATTCGTCGATTGCTTAACCGCGATAAGACTCCGCTGGCTATTTTGCTGGCCGCCGCCGTGGTAGGCACCGTTGCGGGGCTGCTGGGCGTGGCGTTCGAAAGGGCGGTCAATAGCGTCCTCAACTGGCGTATCGGCACCATCGCCGGGTATGCGGATCGCGAGTGGCTGGTCTGGGTATGGGCGTTTGGCCTGTCGGCACTGCTGGCGATGGTGGGGTATTTTCTGGTGCGCAAATTCGCGCCGGAGGCGGGCGGATCCGGTATCCCGGAAATTGAGGGGGCGCTCGAAGAGATGCGCCCGGTGCGCTGGTGGCGCGTGATCCCGGTAAAATTCATCGGCGGCATGGGCACGCTCGGGGCGGGCATGGTTCTCGGCAGGGAAGGGCCGACGGTGCAGCTCGGGGGTAACGTCGGGCGCATGATCGGCGATCTGTTCCGCATGCGCAGCGCCGAGGCGCGTCATACGCTTCTGGCAACCGGTGCGGCGGCGGGGCTTTCCGCGGCGTTTAATGCGCCGCTGGCGGGCATCCTGTTTATTATTGAGGAGATGCGCGCCCAGTTTCGCTATAACCTGATTTCGATTAAAGCGGTGTTCACCGGCGTAATCATGTCGAGCATTGTCTTTCGGATTTTCAATGGCGAAGGAGCCGTCATTGAAGTCGGTAAGTTGACCAATGCGCCGGTCAATACTCTGTGGCTTTACCTGGTGCTCGGGATGATTTTTGGCGTCGTCGGCCCGCTTTTCAACACGCTTATTTTGCGCGCGCAGGATATGTTCCAGCGCATTCACGGCGGCAATACGACCAAATGGGTGCTGGTAGGCGGACTGCTGGGTGGGGCCTGCGGCATCCTTGGGTTTATCGAGCCGAATGCGGTTGGCGGCGGGTTCGGGCTGATCCCCATCGCGGTGGCGGGAAATTTCAGCGTTGGGCTGCTGTTGTTTATGTTTATTTCACGCGTTATTACCACGGTGCTGTGCTTTTCCTCCGGCGCGCCAGGCGGCATTTTCGCCCCCATGCTGGCGCTTGGCACGCTGCTGGGTACCGCGTTTGGCATGGCGGCGGCCTCGGGTTTTCCGGCGTATCATCTCGAGGCAGGGACCTTTGCGGTGGCGGGAATGGGGGCGCTGCTGGCGGCCTCGCTTCGCGCCCCGTTGACCGGGATCGTGCTGGTTCTTGAGATGACCGACAATTATCAGCTCATTTTGCCAATGATCATTACCTGCCTCGGCGCGACACTATTAGCCCAATTCCTCGGTGGAAAACCGCTATACTCCACCATTCTTGCCCGTACCCTGGCGAAACAGGAGGCTGAACAGGCCTCGACGCAGAATACTTGA
- the btuF gene encoding vitamin B12 ABC transporter substrate-binding protein BtuF: protein MGKGIVRALSALLLLAPAWLFAAPRVITLSPANTELAFAAGIVPVGVSSFSDYPAQAAGIEQVATWQGMNLERIVALKPDLVLAWRGGNAERQVNQLASLGIKVMWVDAVSVEQVAQALRALAPFSPTPIKAEQAAQQMLSDYAALKARYDTPAKKRVFLQFGSQPLFTTGKGSIQNQVLELCGGENIFAASRVPWPQVSREQVLARQPQAIVVVGNASEIPKIEQFWQRQLKIPVIALNSDWFERASPRIILAAKQLCAALAESH from the coding sequence GTGGGTAAAGGGATCGTAAGGGCGCTGAGCGCCCTGCTTCTGCTCGCCCCGGCCTGGCTGTTCGCCGCGCCGCGCGTCATTACCCTCTCGCCGGCAAATACCGAACTGGCCTTCGCAGCCGGGATCGTCCCCGTCGGCGTCAGCAGCTTTTCAGACTACCCGGCGCAGGCCGCGGGCATCGAACAGGTCGCCACCTGGCAGGGAATGAATCTGGAGCGCATTGTGGCGCTAAAGCCGGATCTGGTGCTGGCCTGGCGCGGCGGCAATGCCGAACGTCAGGTTAACCAGCTTGCGTCGCTTGGGATCAAGGTGATGTGGGTAGATGCGGTGAGCGTCGAGCAAGTTGCCCAGGCGCTGCGCGCCCTCGCCCCTTTTAGCCCTACGCCGATAAAAGCCGAACAGGCTGCACAGCAGATGCTCAGCGACTATGCGGCGCTGAAAGCCAGATACGACACTCCCGCTAAAAAACGGGTCTTCCTGCAGTTTGGCAGCCAGCCGCTGTTCACCACCGGCAAAGGCTCCATTCAGAACCAGGTACTTGAACTCTGCGGTGGCGAAAATATCTTTGCCGCAAGCCGCGTGCCGTGGCCGCAGGTCAGTCGGGAACAGGTACTCGCCCGGCAGCCGCAGGCAATTGTGGTGGTCGGAAATGCGAGTGAGATTCCTAAAATAGAACAATTCTGGCAACGCCAGCTCAAAATTCCGGTAATCGCCCTAAACAGCGACTGGTTTGAACGCGCCAGCCCGCGTATTATCCTCGCCGCAAAACAACTCTGTGCCGCGCTGGCAGAGAGTCATTAA
- the mtnN gene encoding 5'-methylthioadenosine/S-adenosylhomocysteine nucleosidase codes for MKIGIIGAMEEEVTLLRDKIENRQTLSLGGCEIYTGQLNGVDVALLKSGIGKVAAALGATLLLERCKPDLIINTGSAGGLAPTLKVGDIVVSDEARYHDADVTAFGYEYGQLPGCPAGFKADDKLVAAAENCIAELNLNAVRGLIVSGDAFINGSVGLAKIRHNFPQAVAVEMEATAIAHVCHNFSVPFVVVRAISDVADQQSHLSFDEFLAVAAKQSTVMVETLVQKLARG; via the coding sequence ATGAAAATCGGCATTATTGGTGCAATGGAAGAAGAAGTTACGCTGCTGCGTGACAAAATCGAGAACCGTCAGACCCTTTCGCTGGGTGGCTGTGAGATCTATACCGGCCAGCTGAACGGCGTTGACGTTGCTCTGCTGAAATCAGGCATCGGTAAAGTGGCTGCGGCGCTGGGTGCAACGCTGCTGCTCGAACGCTGCAAACCGGACCTCATCATTAATACCGGTTCTGCGGGCGGTCTGGCGCCGACGCTGAAAGTGGGTGATATCGTCGTGTCTGACGAAGCGCGTTATCACGATGCGGACGTGACGGCCTTTGGCTACGAGTACGGCCAGCTTCCGGGCTGCCCGGCAGGCTTTAAAGCCGACGATAAACTGGTTGCCGCCGCGGAAAACTGCATTGCTGAGCTGAACCTCAACGCGGTTCGCGGGCTGATCGTCAGCGGTGATGCCTTTATCAACGGTTCTGTAGGCCTGGCGAAAATTCGCCATAACTTCCCGCAGGCCGTGGCCGTTGAGATGGAAGCCACCGCTATCGCCCACGTTTGCCATAACTTCAGCGTGCCGTTCGTGGTGGTTCGCGCCATCTCTGACGTGGCCGACCAGCAATCGCACCTGAGCTTCGACGAGTTCCTGGCCGTTGCGGCAAAACAGTCCACCGTGATGGTGGAAACCCTGGTGCAGAAACTGGCTCGTGGGTAA
- the cdaR gene encoding DNA-binding transcriptional regulator CdaR: MAGWHLDTKMAQDIVARTMRIIDTNINVMDARGRIIGSGDRERIGELHEGALLVLSQGRVVDIDDAVAKHLHGVRQGINLPLRLEGEIVGVIGLTGEPESLRKYGELVCMTAEMMLEQSRLMHLLAQDSRLREELVMNLIQAEEHTPALSEWAQRLGIDLNQPRVVAVIEVDSGQLGVDSAMAELQQLQNALATPERNNLVAIVSLTEMVVLKPALNAFGRWDAEDHRRRVDQLIARMKENGQLRFRVALGNYFTGPGSIARSWRTARTTMMVGKQRMPESRSYFYQDLMLPVLLDSLRGGWQANELARPLVRLKAMDNNGLLRRTLQAWFRHNVQPLATSKALFIHRNTLEYRLNRISELTGLDLGNFDDRLLLYVALQLDEQR; the protein is encoded by the coding sequence ATGGCTGGCTGGCATCTCGATACCAAAATGGCGCAGGATATCGTGGCGCGCACCATGCGCATCATTGATACCAATATCAACGTAATGGATGCCCGCGGGCGCATTATTGGCAGCGGCGACCGTGAGCGGATTGGTGAATTGCACGAAGGAGCGCTGCTGGTACTCTCCCAGGGCCGCGTGGTGGATATCGACGATGCGGTGGCGAAACACCTGCACGGCGTGCGCCAGGGGATCAACCTGCCGCTGCGTCTTGAAGGCGAAATCGTTGGCGTGATCGGCCTGACCGGCGAACCTGAATCGCTGCGTAAATACGGCGAACTGGTGTGCATGACCGCCGAGATGATGCTGGAGCAGTCTCGCCTGATGCACCTGCTGGCGCAGGACAGCCGCCTGCGTGAAGAGCTGGTCATGAACCTGATTCAGGCGGAGGAGCACACCCCGGCGCTGAGCGAGTGGGCACAGCGGCTGGGTATCGATCTTAATCAGCCGCGCGTGGTAGCGGTTATTGAAGTGGACAGCGGCCAGCTTGGCGTGGACAGCGCGATGGCGGAGCTGCAACAGCTGCAAAATGCCCTGGCGACGCCGGAGCGCAATAACCTGGTGGCGATCGTCTCCCTGACCGAAATGGTGGTGCTGAAGCCCGCGCTGAACGCGTTTGGCCGCTGGGATGCGGAAGACCACCGCCGCCGCGTGGATCAGCTGATTGCGCGCATGAAAGAGAACGGTCAGCTGCGTTTTCGCGTGGCGTTGGGAAATTACTTCACCGGGCCGGGAAGCATTGCCCGGTCGTGGCGCACCGCGCGTACCACCATGATGGTGGGGAAGCAGCGTATGCCGGAGAGCCGGAGCTATTTCTATCAGGATCTGATGCTGCCGGTGCTGCTCGACAGCCTGCGCGGCGGCTGGCAGGCCAACGAGCTGGCGCGCCCGCTGGTGCGTCTGAAAGCGATGGATAATAACGGCCTGCTGCGCCGGACGTTGCAGGCGTGGTTCCGCCATAACGTGCAGCCCCTGGCGACGTCAAAAGCGCTGTTTATTCATCGTAATACGCTGGAGTATCGGCTTAATCGAATTTCGGAGCTGACGGGGTTGGATCTGGGGAATTTCGACGACAGGCTGCTGCTGTACGTGGCGCTTCAGCTGGATGAGCAGAGATGA
- the erpA gene encoding iron-sulfur cluster insertion protein ErpA: MSDDVALPLQFTEAAANKVKTLIADEDNPDLKLRVYITGGGCSGFQYGFTFDDQVNDGDMTIEKQGVALVVDPMSLQYLVGGAVDYTEGLEGSRFVVTNPNATSTCGCGSSFSI; this comes from the coding sequence ATGAGTGATGACGTAGCGCTGCCGCTGCAATTTACCGAAGCAGCAGCCAACAAAGTGAAAACCCTGATTGCCGACGAAGACAATCCGGATCTGAAACTGCGTGTCTATATTACGGGCGGCGGCTGTAGCGGCTTCCAGTACGGTTTTACCTTTGACGACCAGGTGAACGATGGTGATATGACTATCGAGAAGCAGGGCGTCGCGCTGGTGGTTGACCCGATGAGCCTGCAATATCTGGTGGGCGGTGCGGTTGACTACACCGAAGGACTGGAAGGTTCGCGTTTTGTGGTGACCAACCCAAATGCGACTAGCACCTGTGGGTGTGGTTCTTCGTTCAGCATCTAA
- the hemL gene encoding glutamate-1-semialdehyde 2,1-aminomutase, protein MSKSENLYSAARELIPGGVNSPVRAFTGVGGTPLFIERADGAYLFDVDGKAYIDYVGSWGPMVLGHNHPAIRNAVIEAAQRGLSFGAPTEMEVKMAALVTELVPTMDMVRMVNSGTEATMSAIRLARGFTGRDKIIKFEGCYHGHADCLLVKAGSGALTLGQPNSPGVPADFAKHTLTCTYNDLNTVREAFEQYPQEIACIIVEPVAGNMNCIPPQPEFLPGLRALCDEFGALLIIDEVMTGFRVALAGAQSYYDVIPDLTCLGKIIGGGMPVGAFGGRKEVMEALAPTGPVYQAGTLSGNPIAMAAGFACLTEVAQPGIHNTLTDLTTQLADGLLEAAEEAGIPLVVNHVGGMFGIFFTEAKTVTCYQDVVKCDVERFKRFFHLMLEEGVYLAPSAFEAGFMSVAHSKEDINKTIDAARKVFAKL, encoded by the coding sequence ATGAGCAAGTCAGAAAACCTCTACAGTGCAGCCCGCGAGCTTATTCCAGGCGGCGTGAACTCGCCGGTTCGCGCCTTTACCGGCGTAGGTGGAACGCCGCTGTTTATTGAACGCGCTGACGGCGCGTACCTGTTTGATGTCGATGGCAAAGCCTATATCGATTATGTCGGTTCCTGGGGTCCGATGGTGCTGGGGCATAACCACCCGGCTATCCGCAACGCGGTGATTGAAGCGGCCCAGCGCGGTCTGAGCTTCGGCGCGCCGACCGAGATGGAAGTCAAAATGGCGGCGCTGGTGACCGAACTGGTGCCGACGATGGACATGGTGCGCATGGTGAACTCGGGCACCGAAGCGACCATGAGCGCGATCCGTCTGGCGCGCGGGTTTACCGGCCGAGACAAGATCATCAAATTTGAAGGCTGCTACCACGGCCACGCGGACTGCCTGCTGGTGAAAGCCGGCTCCGGCGCGCTGACCCTCGGCCAGCCAAACTCTCCGGGCGTGCCTGCGGACTTCGCTAAGCACACCCTGACCTGCACCTATAACGATCTCAACACCGTTCGCGAAGCGTTCGAGCAGTATCCACAGGAGATCGCCTGCATTATCGTTGAGCCGGTCGCGGGCAACATGAACTGTATTCCGCCTCAGCCCGAGTTCCTGCCGGGCCTGCGCGCCCTGTGCGACGAATTTGGCGCGCTGCTGATTATCGATGAAGTGATGACCGGCTTCCGCGTGGCGCTGGCGGGCGCGCAGTCTTACTACGACGTCATCCCGGATCTGACCTGCCTTGGCAAAATCATCGGCGGCGGTATGCCGGTAGGTGCGTTTGGCGGGCGCAAAGAGGTAATGGAAGCGCTCGCGCCAACCGGCCCGGTGTACCAGGCGGGAACGCTCTCCGGTAACCCGATAGCCATGGCGGCGGGCTTTGCCTGTCTGACCGAGGTCGCGCAGCCGGGTATTCATAACACCCTTACCGACCTGACCACCCAGCTTGCCGACGGCCTGCTGGAGGCGGCTGAAGAAGCGGGTATTCCGCTGGTGGTGAACCACGTTGGCGGCATGTTCGGGATCTTCTTCACCGAGGCGAAAACCGTGACCTGCTATCAGGACGTGGTGAAGTGCGACGTGGAACGCTTCAAGCGCTTCTTCCACCTGATGCTGGAAGAAGGCGTGTATCTGGCACCGTCAGCGTTTGAGGCGGGCTTTATGTCCGTGGCGCACAGCAAAGAGGATATCAATAAGACCATCGACGCAGCGCGTAAGGTGTTTGCGAAGCTGTAA
- the dgt gene encoding dGTPase encodes MSPIDFRTKINWHRRFRSPQGEKSEHEILRIFESDRGRIINSPAIRRLQQKTQVFPLERNAAVRTRLTHSMEVQQVGRYIAKEILSRLKEQRLLETYHLDELTGPFESIVEMACLMHDIGNPPFGHFGEAAINDWFKQRLFPTDASSQPLSDDRCVVRDLRLREGEEGLNDLRRKVRQDLCHFEGNAQGIRLVHTLMRMNLTWAQVGCILKYTRPAWWMGETPATHSYLMKKPGYYLSEEEYIARLRNALSLTPNGRFPLTWIMEAADDISYCVADLEDAVEKRIFSVEELYQHLYDAWGKHEKGSLFAQVVENAWEKSRANTLSRSTEDQFFMYLRVNTLNKLVPYAASRFIDNLPMVYSGEFNHALLEDDSSYSQLLELYKNVAVRHVFSHPDVEQLELQGYRVISGLLDIYQPLLQLSVDEFSELVENERVRRIPIESRLYQKLSTRHRLAYVEAISKLDRNAAQWPVMEYYYRCRLIQDYISGMTDLYAWDEYRKLMAVE; translated from the coding sequence ATGTCACCAATCGATTTTCGAACCAAAATTAACTGGCACCGTCGTTTCCGTTCGCCGCAGGGCGAAAAGAGCGAACATGAGATTTTGCGCATCTTCGAAAGCGACCGTGGGCGCATCATTAACTCTCCGGCGATCCGCCGTCTGCAGCAAAAAACGCAGGTGTTCCCGCTGGAACGTAACGCGGCGGTGCGCACGCGCCTGACGCACTCTATGGAAGTTCAGCAGGTGGGGCGTTACATCGCCAAAGAAATTCTGAGCCGCCTCAAAGAGCAGCGGCTGCTGGAGACCTATCACCTTGACGAGCTGACCGGGCCTTTCGAAAGCATCGTCGAGATGGCCTGCCTGATGCACGATATCGGCAATCCGCCGTTTGGTCATTTCGGCGAGGCGGCCATCAATGACTGGTTTAAACAGCGACTTTTCCCCACGGACGCGAGCAGCCAGCCGCTCAGCGACGACCGCTGCGTGGTGCGAGATTTACGCCTTCGCGAAGGGGAAGAGGGGCTAAACGATCTGCGGCGCAAGGTGCGTCAGGATCTGTGTCATTTCGAAGGGAATGCTCAGGGCATTCGTCTGGTGCACACCCTGATGCGCATGAACCTGACGTGGGCGCAGGTGGGCTGCATCCTTAAATATACACGGCCAGCCTGGTGGATGGGGGAAACGCCCGCCACCCACAGCTATCTGATGAAGAAACCGGGGTATTATTTATCCGAAGAAGAGTATATAGCGCGGCTGCGTAATGCGTTGTCATTGACCCCGAACGGGCGCTTTCCATTGACGTGGATTATGGAGGCTGCCGACGACATCTCCTATTGTGTGGCCGACCTTGAAGACGCCGTAGAGAAAAGAATATTTAGCGTCGAAGAACTTTATCAGCATCTTTATGACGCCTGGGGTAAACATGAAAAAGGGTCTTTGTTTGCGCAGGTCGTAGAAAATGCCTGGGAGAAATCGCGCGCGAATACGCTGAGCCGCAGCACGGAAGATCAGTTCTTTATGTATTTGCGGGTCAATACATTAAATAAACTGGTGCCGTATGCCGCCTCGCGTTTTATTGATAACCTGCCGATGGTCTACAGCGGCGAATTTAATCACGCGTTGCTGGAAGATGACAGCAGCTATAGCCAACTGCTTGAGCTCTATAAAAATGTCGCGGTGCGCCACGTTTTCAGCCACCCGGACGTGGAGCAACTGGAGCTGCAGGGGTACCGGGTGATCAGCGGTTTGCTCGACATTTATCAACCCCTGCTGCAATTATCCGTCGATGAATTTAGCGAGCTGGTAGAAAACGAGCGCGTGCGGCGAATTCCGATTGAATCCCGGCTGTATCAAAAACTGTCGACCCGCCATCGTCTGGCCTATGTCGAAGCCATCAGTAAACTGGACCGGAACGCTGCTCAATGGCCGGTGATGGAATATTATTATCGCTGCCGCCTTATTCAGGACTATATCAGCGGCATGACAGATTTGTATGCCTGGGATGAATACCGCAAGCTGATGGCGGTTGAATAA
- a CDS encoding TRIC cation channel family protein, whose translation MLVYWLDILGTAVFAISGVLLAGKLRMDPFGVLVLGVVTAVGGGTIRDMALANGPVFWVKDPTDMVVAMVTCLLTIVLVRQPRRLPKWVLPVLDAVGLAVFVGIGVNKAFLAGTGPMVAICMGVLTGVGGGIIRDILAREVPMILRTEIYATACIIGGIVHATAYYTFAVPLENAAMLGMVVTLVIRLAAIRWHLKLPTFALDENAR comes from the coding sequence ATGCTCGTGTATTGGCTGGATATACTTGGCACAGCCGTTTTTGCTATCTCCGGCGTGTTACTCGCCGGGAAACTGCGCATGGATCCGTTTGGCGTGTTAGTCCTGGGCGTGGTCACAGCGGTTGGCGGTGGGACGATCCGCGACATGGCACTGGCCAACGGTCCGGTATTCTGGGTCAAAGACCCAACCGATATGGTGGTGGCGATGGTCACCTGTCTGTTAACCATTGTCCTGGTGCGACAGCCCCGCAGGCTACCCAAATGGGTGCTTCCGGTGCTGGATGCCGTCGGCCTGGCCGTGTTTGTGGGTATCGGCGTAAACAAAGCATTCCTTGCCGGAACCGGCCCGATGGTGGCGATCTGTATGGGGGTGTTAACCGGCGTAGGCGGCGGCATCATTCGCGATATTCTGGCGCGTGAAGTCCCGATGATCCTGCGAACGGAAATCTACGCGACGGCCTGTATTATCGGCGGGATCGTTCATGCGACGGCGTATTACACCTTTGCCGTTCCGCTGGAGAATGCGGCGATGCTGGGGATGGTGGTGACGCTGGTGATACGTTTAGCGGCGATACGCTGGCACCTGAAACTGCCGACGTTTGCGCTGGATGAAAATGCCAGATAA